Genomic segment of Candidatus Saccharimonadia bacterium:
GGTCGGGCGTTGTGCAGGAAGCTGACCACGTTGCCCTGTGTTTCTCAAAGGCATTTTGACTTCACGAGAATTGTAAAAGGGTCCATCTGAAATTCGCTCTCCAAATCACGCCCGAACAAATGTAACCAGCTATCCTGTGCCTTATACGCAAGTTCTTCGCGTTCCTCCGGGCAGGCAAATTTCAATTGACCGACATTTTGCAGATGGTGGACCATTTCATGCACAAGAATGGATAGCTCAGCAGGTGTCTTGCCTGTCCATCCATCCAACAGGAAGATCGTTTTTGATTCGTTGCTATATAAAGAGAC
This window contains:
- a CDS encoding DUF6647 family protein; this encodes MEALLTAIALWLSINFPLPANLNHPAIKFVSAAEMIAPLNKNQLRTSDVSASEISSDIVSLYSNESKTIFLLDGWTGKTPAELSILVHEMVHHLQNVGQLKFACPEEREELAYKAQDSWLHLFGRDLESEFQMDPFTILVKSKCL